One window of the Acinonyx jubatus isolate Ajub_Pintada_27869175 chromosome A2, VMU_Ajub_asm_v1.0, whole genome shotgun sequence genome contains the following:
- the LOC106980754 gene encoding olfactory receptor 2A12-like, with translation MGSNQTWITEVILLGFQVDPKLELFLFGFFLLFYSLTLMGNGVVLGLICWDSTLHTPMYFFLSNLTIVDMSYASSIVPKMLANLTMQKKTISFAPCLLQTFLYLALAVTECTSLVVMSYDRYVAICHPLHYAVNMSWRVCTILAATCWIFSFLLALVHITLILRLPFCGPQTIDHFFCQIMSVFKLACADTRLNQTVLFVGSVFVLVGPLCLVLVSYTCILFAILRIQSSESQRKAFSTCSSHLCMVGLFFGSAIVMYMAPKSRHSQEQRKILSLFYSLFNPMLNPLIYSLRNAEVKGALRRFLRKKTSV, from the coding sequence ATGGGAAGCAATCAGACATGGATCACAGAAGTCATCCTGCTGGGATTCCAGGTTGACCCCAAACTTGAACTTTTCCTCTTTGGGTTCTTCTTGCTATTCTATAGCCTCACGCTGATGGGAAATGGGGTGGTCCTGGGGCTCATCTGCTGGGATTCTACActgcacacccccatgtacttcttcctctcaAACCTGACCATTGTCGACATGTCCTATGCCTCAAGCATTGTCCCCAAGATGCTGGCAAATCTTACAATGCAGAAGAAAACCATCTCCTTTGCTCCATGCCTACTTCAGACTTTTTTGTATTTGGCACTTGCTGTCACAGAGTGTACAAGTTTGGTGGTAATGTCCTATGATAGGTATGTGGCCATCTGTCACCCCCTACATTACGCTGTCAACATGAGCTGGAGAGTGTGTACTATCCTGGCTGCCACTTGCTGGATATTCAGCTTCCTCTTGGCTCTGGTCCATATTACTCTCATCCTGAGGTTGCCCTTTTGTGGGCCACAAACAATTGACCACTTTTTCTGTCAAATCATGTCCGTATTCAAATTGGCCTGTGCTGACACTAGACTCAACCAAACTGTTCTCTTTGTGGGCTCTGTGTTTGTTTTAGTCGGGCCCCTCTGCCTGGTGCTGGTGTCCTACACGTGCATCCTGTTCGCCATCCTGAGGATCCAGTCCTCCGAGAGCCAAAGAAaggccttctccacctgctcctcccacctctgCATGGTGGGGCTCTTCTTTGGAAGTGCCATTGTCATGTACATGGCCCCCAAATCCCGCCATTCTCAAGAACAAAGAAAGATACTATCATTGTTTTACAGCCTTTTCAACCCTATGCTAAACCCATTGATCTACAGCCTGAGGAATGCTGAGGTGAAGGGTGCCCTGAGGAGATTTCTGAGGAAGAAGACATCAGTGTGA
- the LOC106980753 gene encoding olfactory receptor 2A2-like, with protein sequence MGSNQSWVTEFILVGFQLRAEMEVLLFWIFSLFYIFSLLANGMILGLICLDSRLHTPMYFFLSHLAIIDISYASNNVPKMLANLVNQKRAISFVSCIMQTFLYLGFAATECLILVAMSYDRFVAICHPLQYTVIMSWRLCLVLAATSWSCGFILALVHAILLLRLPFCGPREVNHLFCEILSVLKLACADTWINQLVILAACMFVLVGPLSLMLISYMCILWAILKIQSGEGRRKAFSTCSSHLCVVGLFFGIAMVVYMVPDSKQREEQEKILSLFHSLFNPMLNPLIYSLRNAQVKASLYRALKKRSM encoded by the coding sequence ATGGGAAGCAACCAGTCATGGGTCACAGAATTCATCTTGGTGGGATTCCAGCTCCGTGCAGAGATGGAAGTGCTCCTCTTCTGGATCTTTTCCCTGTTCTACATCTTTAGCTTGTTGGCAAATGGCATGATCTTGGGACTCATCTGTCTGGACTCGAGACtacacacccccatgtacttcttcctctcccacctggcCATCATTGACATTTCCTATGCATCCAATAATGTCCCCAAGATGTTGGCAAACTTAGTGAATCAGAAGAGAGCCATCTCCTTTGTTTCATGCATAATGCAGACatttttgtatttgggttttGCTGCTACGGAGTGCCTGATCTTGGTGGCGATGTCTTATGATAGGTTTGTGGCAATCTGCCACCCCCTCCAGTATACTGTCATCATGAGCTGGAGACTGTGCCTGGTCCTGGCTGCCACTTCCTGGTCATGTGGATTTATTCTGGCTCTGGTACATGCAATTCTCCTTCTACGGTTGCCCTTCTGTGGACCCCGGGAAGTGAATCACCTCTTCTGTGAAATCCTATCTGTCCTCAAGTTGGCCTGTGCTGACACATGGATCAACCAATTGGTTATCCTTGCTGCCTGTATGTTTGTCTTAGTTGGGCCCCTCAGTTTAATGCTAATCTCCTACATGTGCATCCTCTGGGCCATCCTTAAAATCCAGTCTGGGGAAGGCCGCAGAAAGGCCTTCTCCACCTGTTCGTCCCATCTCTGTGTGGTTGGACTCTTCTTTGGCATAGCCATGGTCGTTTATATGGTCCCAGATTCCAAACAAcgagaagagcaagagaaaatatTATCCCTTTTTCATAGTCTTTTTAACCCAATGCTGAACCCTCTCATTTACAGCCTGAGGAACGCTCAGGTAAAGGCTTCTTTGTATAGAGCACTGAAGAAAAGGTCCATGTGA
- the LOC106980734 gene encoding olfactory receptor 2A14-like, translated as MGSNQTWVTEVTLLGFQVYPALEFFLFGLFCLFYTLTLLGNGVILGLICLDSRLHTPMYFFLSHLAIIDMSYASNNVPKMLANLLTQRRTISFVPCIMQTFLYLAFAHAECLILVVMSYDRFVAICNPLHYTVIMSWRVCTVLAITSWVFSFLLALIHLILILRLPFCGPHEINHFFCEILSVLKLACADTWLNQVVIFAACVFILLGPLCLVLVSYTRILFTILRIQSGEGRRKAFSTCSSHLCVVGLFFGSAIVMYMTPKSRHPEEQQKILSLFYSLFNPMLNPLIYSLRNTEVKGALRRTLYKQRHV; from the coding sequence ATGGGAAGCAACCAGACATGGGTCACAGAAGTCACCTTGCTGGGATTCCAGGTTTATCCAGCACTggagttttttctctttggacttttctgtctcttctatACCCTCACTCTTCTGGGGAATGGGGTCATCTTAGGGCTTATCTGCTTAGACTCTAGActgcacacccccatgtacttcttcctctcccatctGGCCATCATTGATATGTCCTATGCTTCCAACAATGTACCCAAGATGCTGGCAAATCTTTTGACTCAGAGAAGAACCATATCCTTTGTTCCTTGCATTATGCAGACTTTTTTGTATCTAGCTTTTGCTCATGCAGAGTGCCTGATTTTGGTCGTGATGTCCTACGATAGGTTTGTGGCGATCTGCAATCCCCTACATTACACTGTCATCATGAGCTGGAGAGTGTGCACAGTCCTGGCCATCACTTCCTGGGTGTTTAGCTTCCTCCTGGCCCTCATCCATTTAATTCTCATCCTGAGGCTGCCCTTCTGTGGACCTCATGAAATCAATCACTTCTTCTGCGAAATCCTATCTGTCCTCAAGCTGGCCTGCGCTGACACCTGGCTCAACCAAGTTGTCATTTTTGCAGCCTGTGTATTTATCTTACTAGGGCCCCTCTGCCTGGTGCTGGTGTCCTACACGCGCATCCTGTTCACCATCCTGAGGATCCAGTCTGGGGAGGGCCGCAGAAaggccttctccacctgctcctcccacctctgCGTGGTGGGGCTCTTCTTTGGAAGCGCCATTGTCATGTATATGACCCCCAAATCCCGCCACCCCGAGGAGCAACAGAAGATCCTCTCCTTGTTTTACAGCCTTTTCAACCCTATGCTGAACCCACTgatctacagcctgaggaacacAGAGGTCAAGGGTGCCCTGAGGAGAACGCTGTACAAACAGAGGCACGTATGA